From the genome of Primulina huaijiensis isolate GDHJ02 chromosome 11, ASM1229523v2, whole genome shotgun sequence:
AGTGGAATTACCTTTTTCCAGTGAGTGCAACTTGGCGAAAACTCCGACCAAAGGCGCGGTATTATACGTGCAAGCCTCAGTCTGAGCAAAGTTACCCCTTCGATCTACGAAGTTATCGTTATCATCCGGTCCACCAACCAAGGCTCCTACAATAACATTCGGGTTCGGTTCCTGCCTTCCAAACCAGTTATCATATCCCTGCTTGCACCCAACAAAAACCTTGCTATCCTTGTATGAATCCATGGATGCCCCCCTATGGTGTACTCGAGTGGGATAGACCGGTCCATAGCCGACAAGGTAACTCAATCCCATAGGATTCGAGCCAAGAATGTAGTGTGCTTGAGATTTGACGAATGAGAGGATTTCGTCAGAACTCACCAAGTCTTTGTCACAGTTGAGTCTTCGGTTGGTGGATTGAAGATGATCGGAGTAAAGTGTGAGCAAGAATACTGCGGTGGAAACATACTGCATATTGTTCCATCTCCGGGTGTACAGCAGGCCGCCGAGGGTTCGGCGCACATTGGTTGAGTTGTTCTTGTTCAGACAAGCACAAATGTATTGTTCTCCCTTTGAACGGTACTGTTTGAGGATAGCCTTCTCTAGTTGGCTTTTGTCTTCCATTGGCAACTGGGAAAAATTTACAGAGGAAAACATTATGTAAAAAATAGTGTTTTGGGTAGTAAAAAATAGTGTTTCTTCTTTGTTGCATGCAATTGATTCTATACGACTATTTCTGAGACTGGAATTTTTATCTAAATATAAATTGTAATATAAGACTTCTACCCTTGTGGTTTCCCATCTTTACTTCAAATGGTAAATTGAGCTTAGAATGGAATCCCAGTgattgaatatgatttctatgtttgaataattattatgtTTAGGAATTACATTTGAATTCAAAATTAGACAACAAATTCTCCGTCAAATATTGGAATTATTGGCTTGGTAAAGAAGATGTGAGttaaaatacatgaattcaACATGCATGAATTGCAAGCAATCATCAAATCCGATGCAACACCAAACACATATAAAACACATGCCATATTTTGAAAACtagaccaaaaaaattattttcctacCATAGCTGCCATGATTTGAAGCCCTGCGTACTTAACATCCCAGCTAAATTCAGCAATGGCCCAAGTGATCCCACGAAAAGATTGCGCATTTTGAATGGCGTAATTCAAATATTGCGGTTCGTTGTCGGTAGCCTTGTATAGCCACAAAGCTGCCCACAACAACTCATCAACGTACCCGCTCACCGACGGGTAGTATCCCTTCGCTTCTTTAATGCTGCGGTCATATTTCTCTCTGTATTTGTCACCAAATTCAAACAACTGCATGTACACAATTTCCCTCTATATCACTGCACACAATTAAtgccatttaaaatttaattgattttttaaaatggaGTTGGGGTTTTTGTGAAACCCTTGAGGTAATACCTGTTTCGCATGCTCCAAGAGAAGGTGGGAGTACTGTCGGTTTGTTTTCTTGAACACTATTGCCGCTGCCGCCATGGCAGCTGCGGTCTCCGCCGCCACTTCCGAACCTGGGTTCTCCTCGTCCACCTTATACGCTCGGCGGGAAGTCGTCATATCCTCCGGCCGCTGCCAGCATAGGTGATCGGTGTCACCATCACCCACCTAATTAAAGGGCCAcgccattttttttaaaccatcaTCAAAATCTAACATTCCTTATTTTCTAAACTGacaaacaataacaacataaaaaaaatcaggaCTTCAAATCTTTGACGCACGCAGGAAATAGGAAGCGTCTATTCTGTCGAAAATGCAATAATAATTCACCATAGACCAAAGAACATTAGGATGAGTGTGTGCTTTAATGAAGTAATCCGTTCCCCATTTGATCGCTTCAAGGGCATGCCGGAGTTGTCCCGCGGCAGCGATTTCATCCCGGAATTCAATGACACCCCATGAAAGCATTGTAATGGTAAACGCCATCGGAAGACCAAACTTTAcattatcacctgcatcatagtATCCCCCCACCAAGTCCACCTATTTCCAAGAATACACAGATGAAATTCCATTAAATTTCCAAAATAGTTGCAGAATATATTATGTGAAATGCCTGATGTTTTGAAGCATGTTAATGCAGCTTGGCCTGGATATTTTCTGTTCTCGTTTTGCGCACTAATCTATTTAATTTGGCATTTGAGCACAACACAAAACAAACCTCTTGTTCGAGGCCATCGGTGAGGCCGGAGTGGTGGCGCCACGTCACTCTCTGATTGTACGGCAGGTGGCCCGATCGCTGCGCTTCGAAGTACATAAGACTCTTGGCTAGAGCATCTCCATAGTCGAAGGAATGAGAGACAGGAAGAGTGGAAAATAAGAAAAGTAATTGAACTAGTAATTGGCATTGCCTTTTCCTCTCCTCCATTGCTTTCTCGTGAGCCAAATCTTGAAGTTTCTGTTAAATTTTGAGGCGATCTCTTCTAACGTTCTTCCTTTTTCTTCAAAGACATGATCTTGTCCTCTATATATAACATACCGGTGCCCGGTGATTTGgagaattatgcatgtttttaatGTTCTGTGATATTTGATTTCTTGAAATTTAGCTCACAGTATATtggatttttggcaatttaactGAGTAGCAACAACTAAGTGTATATCAATTGATGTAAAACATGTCACTTATACACGTGGCGTTGTATGAAGTACAtggaaaataaatgaaatttgatTTGGAGAAAGATCCGACCGTTCATTTAGATTGCTAGTCTGTGTGTTTCATGTGCATGAAGTGAATTCAACACAGCTAACTGGTAAAGGAAAAACCAGATTTAATTTGACCATTTACAGCTTCTCCAATCACTGCCAAAATGAAGCAATGAATCGCTCCAACCACAAATGGAATCGGGCTTATTTGGAAATTTTTTGTGggcatatatatttatatgtgtataatataaatataaatataaatcctTGGTAGAATCGTTGGAACATTAGCAAATAAGGCCATCGATGGGAAGAAATGGTAAAGTTTGATTCATGTGTCTTGAAGCAGAAGTTGAGTCAAAGGTCGTGATCCCGGaagtgaattttctttgaaatttgatttgatttgtaaACATATTGTGTTTGAACTTCATTAGATTTTTTCTgcaacaatttttatttttgattgagATGTTAGATGGGAATTCAACATTATTTTGGTATCTTCAACGTTAACCATTAAAGAAACTTGAAAATAGTTGAAAAAAATACGAATGATAGACTCAGAAAGAAAGTTTACATGACGTTATTCAGTGTGAGCAACTGAGCATAATGCTTTTATAATTTTCGGAATCATAGGTCTAAACATAATGTAAATCAGGGATTATTACATTACAATAATGAAAAAGAAACTTTACGCTAGGAGTAACCTTTTTTTAGATTAAATTATCCTTTAATCTTTGGACGTCGAATGCATGAATGAACAAGATGACTCTTTTTCCTTATTACAAGTGTCAATTGACGTAACAATTGAGTTATAGTAATTAAGAGTTTATTAGTTTTGGATTCATCTTGATAACCATAGTAATTAAATCCCCAAATGGACAAACTAgcttggaaaaaaaaaaacatgaaattaaCAAGCTGGGCCATTTTCAATTGGTGGGTCTCCACTCTTCAGATTGGACTCGGACTCCAAAAAAAGATGGGTCTAACAGCAGTTCAATCAAACAGGCTCGATTGGTTGGGTCGGCCTAACTAGACAATGTTTACCCCAAATGCTCAGATCTCATGGTCTCttgttaatataatttattgtcaTCTTACCATGCTGATTAGTATAGCTTAAAACACTGCCATCGCTAAGTTTACTAGATCATCATTGCATTTAATCCAAATAAACCGAACAATATCAAAAGACTCGAACAATGTCAAAAACCATAGACGAAGccatttttatgtatatatatatataaaaacgcTTTAAGAG
Proteins encoded in this window:
- the LOC140987910 gene encoding endoglucanase 11-like — protein: MEERKRQCQLLVQLLFLFSTLPVSHSFDYGDALAKSLMYFEAQRSGHLPYNQRVTWRHHSGLTDGLEQEVDLVGGYYDAGDNVKFGLPMAFTITMLSWGVIEFRDEIAAAGQLRHALEAIKWGTDYFIKAHTHPNVLWSMVGDGDTDHLCWQRPEDMTTSRRAYKVDEENPGSEVAAETAAAMAAAAIVFKKTNRQYSHLLLEHAKQLFEFGDKYREKYDRSIKEAKGYYPSVSGYVDELLWAALWLYKATDNEPQYLNYAIQNAQSFRGITWAIAEFSWDVKYAGLQIMAAMLPMEDKSQLEKAILKQYRSKGEQYICACLNKNNSTNVRRTLGGLLYTRRWNNMQYVSTAVFLLTLYSDHLQSTNRRLNCDKDLVSSDEILSFVKSQAHYILGSNPMGLSYLVGYGPVYPTRVHHRGASMDSYKDSKVFVGCKQGYDNWFGRQEPNPNVIVGALVGGPDDNDNFVDRRGNFAQTEACTYNTAPLVGVFAKLHSLEKGNSTPTASESLSLVSFI